DNA from Flavobacterium aestivum:
ACCAATAAAATTGATTTATGGTTGGATTTACTAAAAGGAAATGGTTCTGTTGAATCAATGATTGAAGTGGCTAATGCAAAAGCTACATCTACAGATTTAACATTAAACAAGAACTTAAAATACGCTTTGAATGTTTCTAGAGAATTAGAAACTTCATATAGAAGTGTTGCTTTATTCTATAAGAATACTGAAAGTGATAAAATCAAAAATGTAACTATCTTAAATGCAGATTTATCTCAATTGAAAGATTTAGATAATACTTTGTTTTTTGATTATGTTTCAAATGAGTTGAAACAAAATTTTGATAGATTAGATTTAAGAAAAAATTATTCTATTCTTTCTGTACCAGGGTATTTAGGTTCTAATGCCGTTTTAGACAAATGGTCTAAGATAGCTCATGAAAACAAAGCTGTTTTATTGACTGACTTCCAAGATCTTGAAACACCAGATGACGTTATAGATATTTTCTTTAACGCTAATCATACAGGAGGAGATGTACATAAATCTAATACCATCATGACTTGTAACTATTTATTAGGAAGAAGTAAATATGATGAAGTAGGAGAAGAAGACAACTTATATGTACCACCATCAACTTCATTAGCTGGTAAAATATACAAAACTTTAATGTCTCAAGTTGTTGCGGGTAAAAAGTTTGGAGGTCTAAATGAAGTAGAAAGTGTTCGTTTTGATTTGAAGAAAAGCGAAATTTCTGAACTTGAAAAAATGGGGCTTGTACCAATGGTAAATGAGTACAGTAAAATCATGGCTTTCTCTGCTAAAACATTATTTAATGGAGATAACTTAGGTTTACAAACGTATTCAGTAGTTAGGGTATTTGACCACATTACAAAAGTACTTTTCGATTTCTTAAACAGAAGAGCTTTCGAAAACTGGACTACAAGAACTGAAGCTGACTTAAGAAGTCAAATCATTAAGTTTTTAGATGGAATTAAAGGTCCAACTAATCTTATTGAGAAGTTTACAGTAATGAAAATTGAGCAAG
Protein-coding regions in this window:
- a CDS encoding DUF5458 family protein, which produces MATQTKEQKVQGSSIEQLLQESPSSKINLLNEYGGFAFLENVIDGLSNLNPTRKARKNIFLNDAQWEGERTNLTNKIDLWLDLLKGNGSVESMIEVANAKATSTDLTLNKNLKYALNVSRELETSYRSVALFYKNTESDKIKNVTILNADLSQLKDLDNTLFFDYVSNELKQNFDRLDLRKNYSILSVPGYLGSNAVLDKWSKIAHENKAVLLTDFQDLETPDDVIDIFFNANHTGGDVHKSNTIMTCNYLLGRSKYDEVGEEDNLYVPPSTSLAGKIYKTLMSQVVAGKKFGGLNEVESVRFDLKKSEISELEKMGLVPMVNEYSKIMAFSAKTLFNGDNLGLQTYSVVRVFDHITKVLFDFLNRRAFENWTTRTEADLRSQIIKFLDGIKGPTNLIEKFTVMKIEQDKTQKDRILLDIHITPYFPAKSFVIQLDGHKGDGPEEAVWHSDYKQV